Sequence from the Bacteroidota bacterium genome:
CAACGACGTAGAACTTGTTCTCCTTGGTGAACACGCCCGGCAACTCAGCGCGACGCAAATCATGCGTGGCTGAACATGCCATGCCATTGACGCCGCAATGAGCGCCGGAAATGACGCCAGTGACTTTTCCTTCTTTACCACCAGCAACGGCAAGGGCCGTCACCGCGAAAAGGGAGAGAATGAGAGACGGCGTTGTGGTTTTCATAAGTACTCCTGTAGTAATTGTGAATGAATGAGTGAGACGCTCTCTTGCTTGACAAACCGTTTGACATCGTGCGGGGAGAACTCTCCATAGAACGCAAGCCTTCCGTTGATGAACACGGCTGGATAGATTACTACGCCGTATTTGGCGCACGATTCAGGGTCACGGAGCCGGTCGATAACGATAAGCCTGGCCACGACTCCTTGTTGACGAAGCAGGGTTGCTGCTTCCAGCACGCGCGCACAGGCCACGCAATCGGGCTCAACGAATATCACCATTTCCTGGATCGGCTTCATTGTGTTCATGCTGCCGCTGCCGTGCTGAGCAGACGATTGATACGTGTCTCGATCTCACCTCTCTGAATGGCTCCTCTCACCTGATCGACGACCGTACCGTCCCTGAAAAACAGCAACGTCGGGATACTGGTTATGTCAAACCGTTGCGATGTCTGCATATTCTCGTCCACATTCATCTTGACGATCTTGACATGATCGTCGTAATGGGCAGCGATCTCATCGAGAGTTGGTGCGATCATTTTACATGGTCCGCGCCACGGCGCCCAGAAATCCACGATGGTAAGTTGAGGGCTGTGCAACACTTCGCTCTCGAACGTATTGTCGTTGATGTTGATGGGTTTCATTCTTCTGTTTTCCTTTCTGCGCATTAGTGACGTACCGCGGCGGTCTGGAAACCGGGCGATGCCTTGCCGTACACGGCTCCAAGGACCGCGCCGTAGACCAGGTGACCAAGCATGCTGCCGAGTACCATCATGATCGGAGCCGGAGTATTCGATGCAAACATCCCCGCACCCATCATCGGATTGACCATGATCTGAGCAATGAACCAGGGGATCAATCCGTACAGTGCCCCGCGCACGAAAGGACTTCCCGGAAGCCGGTTAGCAAATACGGTCGCGTAGATCACCGCGAGCACGCCGCCGATCATGAAGTGCCCAGCCCAGCCGAGCGCCACCGGAATTCCCATGAAGCCCGCGAGCATGTTGCCAATCGGCATCGGTGGCATTCCGATGAGCGGAGCCATGAGCATGACGACTGTCATAACAAGAGTGCCGGCCAAGCCCGCGAGAACTGCTTTTCCAAAATTGTGTTGCATGTTTGCCTCCTTGAATTGGTTGTGATCTTCAGTTCACCATCAATATAACTCCGGATAATGGAGAAGACTGTCGGGTGGACGACACATCGAGGGGAATGTCGGCTGGACGACAATGATCGTTTGTCAGCAGAGGGGAAACGGGTTGGAGGATTAAGGAGGAAGCCGTGAAGGGCTACTTCGCAAGAGCCTGAAGCTGCTTCAGGTTATGTACCACCATACTGCTGCGGTCAAACCCAATCAGGCCTTGTGTCTTCAGTTCGTTCAGGACCGTCGTAACCGTTTGCCGCGAGGTTGCGGTGAGGTAAGCAATTTCTTGGTGTGAGAGGAACGAGGAAATATGGACGGTGCCTTCCTTCATCCTACCGAAGTCTTCAGCATAGCGAACAAGGAACCCGATGATTCTCTTGGTGACATCTTTGAATACCATGTCGCTTATCTTCTCTTCAAAGCGACGGAGGCGGAGTCCTATCCACTTCGTCAGTCGGAGAGTGAACGCGGGGTTATGCATAAGGAGGGACTCGAAATCCTTCATGGTCACCGTACAGACTAGTGCGTCGTCAAGGGTCTCGGCGGCTTCGCCCCTCACGCCCTGATCGACAAGAGCAAGCTCACCAAAAATTTCTCCGGGGCCCAGCACATCCAGTATCACCTCCCTTCCATCTTCATGAAGGCGGTAGAGTTTTACATGTCCTTCTTTGAGAAAGAAGACATTGTTGGAGGGCTGTTCCGGAAAGTAGATGGGATGGTGCTTCGCAAGATGGGCCATCGAGGTCAACTTCTCGACCATTTGCATCTGAGCGTCGCTCATGCCATCTAGGACATTAATATTCTTCAGGTACCAGA
This genomic interval carries:
- a CDS encoding DUF2938 family protein, with the protein product MQHNFGKAVLAGLAGTLVMTVVMLMAPLIGMPPMPIGNMLAGFMGIPVALGWAGHFMIGGVLAVIYATVFANRLPGSPFVRGALYGLIPWFIAQIMVNPMMGAGMFASNTPAPIMMVLGSMLGHLVYGAVLGAVYGKASPGFQTAAVRH
- a CDS encoding thioredoxin family protein; amino-acid sequence: MKPIQEMVIFVEPDCVACARVLEAATLLRQQGVVARLIVIDRLRDPESCAKYGVVIYPAVFINGRLAFYGEFSPHDVKRFVKQESVSLIHSQLLQEYL
- the trxA gene encoding thioredoxin; translated protein: MKPININDNTFESEVLHSPQLTIVDFWAPWRGPCKMIAPTLDEIAAHYDDHVKIVKMNVDENMQTSQRFDITSIPTLLFFRDGTVVDQVRGAIQRGEIETRINRLLSTAAAA
- a CDS encoding Crp/Fnr family transcriptional regulator; protein product: MPDKSKLWYLKNINVLDGMSDAQMQMVEKLTSMAHLAKHHPIYFPEQPSNNVFFLKEGHVKLYRLHEDGREVILDVLGPGEIFGELALVDQGVRGEAAETLDDALVCTVTMKDFESLLMHNPAFTLRLTKWIGLRLRRFEEKISDMVFKDVTKRIIGFLVRYAEDFGRMKEGTVHISSFLSHQEIAYLTATSRQTVTTVLNELKTQGLIGFDRSSMVVHNLKQLQALAK